The Phycisphaeraceae bacterium genome has a window encoding:
- a CDS encoding four helix bundle protein, protein MAIERFEDIIGWQRARELTRQVYRVTREPQFAREYAMVNQIRSASISIMSNVAEGFERSRPAEFRQFLSTAKASCAEVRSVLYAAHDAALLTDGEFRTMMSIAEETGRLIGVLRASIRGGPARRRPSERPAGDRVVNSALSTQHSALRRQPEE, encoded by the coding sequence ATGGCGATTGAGCGGTTCGAGGACATCATCGGGTGGCAGAGGGCGCGGGAGTTGACGCGTCAGGTGTACCGCGTGACGCGCGAGCCGCAGTTCGCGCGCGAGTACGCGATGGTGAATCAGATCCGCAGTGCATCCATTTCGATCATGTCAAATGTCGCCGAAGGATTCGAGCGATCGCGGCCCGCCGAGTTCCGTCAGTTTCTTTCGACCGCCAAAGCGTCATGCGCCGAGGTGCGGTCGGTTCTGTATGCCGCGCACGACGCCGCACTGCTGACCGACGGCGAGTTCCGCACGATGATGTCGATTGCCGAAGAGACCGGGCGTTTGATCGGCGTGCTCCGGGCGTCAATTCGCGGAGGGCCGGCCCGGCGACGCCCGTCCGAACGGCCGGCAGGCGACCGAGTGGTGAACTCAGCACTCAGCACCCAGCACTCAGCACTTCGCCGTCAACCCGAGGAGTAA
- a CDS encoding succinate dehydrogenase, giving the protein MARTDLPLPQVRAFTQTSRVDRWWLQPLLTFLGLFAFIVYGTWAAWQGDNYGSHAGAASVGVFGGGASIAHYLSPMYSPLLWDSPHWVDGAGNVVRTGHSWFGAWPSWIPAAIAFMPITPAFLILWMPGGFRFTCYYYRGAYYKAFWQDPTSCAVGEPGFRGTKYRGERWFPLVLQNVHRYFLYLAILFIFILTYDAIVSYIFTDPATGSKSFGIGVGSLVLTINPILLGGYTFGCHSLRHLVAGRFDLMSKHPGRKKAYDCVSCLNRKHMLWAWLSLFWVGFTDVYVRLTAAGVWVDYRLV; this is encoded by the coding sequence ATGGCACGAACGGATCTTCCGCTGCCCCAGGTTCGGGCGTTCACGCAGACATCGCGGGTGGATCGCTGGTGGCTTCAGCCGCTGCTGACGTTTCTCGGGCTGTTCGCGTTCATCGTGTACGGCACGTGGGCGGCGTGGCAGGGGGACAACTACGGCTCGCACGCGGGAGCGGCGTCGGTGGGCGTATTCGGGGGCGGGGCCTCCATCGCCCACTACCTCTCGCCCATGTACTCGCCCCTGCTGTGGGACTCGCCCCACTGGGTGGACGGGGCGGGGAACGTGGTGCGGACGGGGCACTCGTGGTTCGGCGCGTGGCCTTCGTGGATTCCCGCGGCCATCGCCTTCATGCCCATCACGCCCGCGTTCCTGATCCTGTGGATGCCCGGCGGCTTCCGCTTCACCTGCTACTACTACCGCGGGGCGTACTACAAGGCCTTCTGGCAGGATCCGACGAGCTGCGCCGTCGGCGAACCGGGGTTCCGGGGGACGAAGTACCGGGGCGAGCGGTGGTTTCCGCTGGTGCTGCAGAACGTCCACCGCTACTTCCTGTACCTGGCGATTCTGTTCATCTTCATCCTGACGTACGACGCGATCGTGTCGTATATCTTCACCGACCCGGCGACGGGGTCGAAGTCCTTCGGCATCGGCGTGGGGTCGCTGGTGCTGACGATCAACCCCATCCTGCTGGGCGGCTACACGTTCGGCTGCCACTCGCTGCGTCACCTGGTGGCGGGGCGGTTCGACCTGATGTCAAAGCACCCCGGCCGCAAGAAGGCGTACGACTGCGTCTCGTGCCTGAATCGCAAGCACATGCTGTGGGCGTGGCTGTCGCTGTTCTGGGTGGGGTTCACGGACGTGTACGTGCGGCTGACGGCGGCGGGGGTGTGGGTGGATTACCGGTTGGTGTAG
- the gap gene encoding type I glyceraldehyde-3-phosphate dehydrogenase translates to MAIRIAINGFGRIGRLVYRIAMQQGGFEVVAVNDLVPADNLAYLLTYDTMHRRFSKPVTVAEGGFSCEGRLTRTFAEKDPAALPWKNLGVDYVLESTGLFTDLEGSSKHLAAGAKRVLISAPTKSDKDIPTMAYKVNHETYDPAKHRIVSNASCTTNCLAPVAKVINDAFGLEEGLMTTIHAVTATQPTQDGPSKKDWRGGRNAYHNIIPASTGAAKAVALCIPALKGKLTGMSFRVPTADVSAVDLTFRTSRPTKLAEINAAMKAAAQGPMQGVLAYTEDEVVSSDFISDPHSSIFDAKAGIELNDRFFKVVSWYDNEWGYAARCVDMLRMFAGRE, encoded by the coding sequence ATGGCCATCAGGATCGCCATCAACGGGTTCGGGCGCATCGGGCGGCTGGTCTACCGCATCGCCATGCAGCAGGGGGGGTTCGAGGTGGTCGCGGTCAACGACCTCGTGCCCGCCGACAACCTGGCCTACCTGCTCACCTACGACACCATGCACCGCCGCTTCAGCAAGCCGGTGACGGTGGCCGAGGGCGGCTTCTCCTGCGAAGGCCGGCTCACGCGCACGTTCGCCGAGAAGGACCCCGCCGCCCTGCCGTGGAAGAATCTGGGCGTCGATTACGTGCTGGAATCCACCGGGCTGTTCACCGACTTGGAGGGCTCCTCCAAGCACCTGGCCGCCGGGGCCAAGCGCGTGCTGATCTCCGCGCCCACCAAGTCGGACAAAGACATTCCGACCATGGCCTACAAGGTCAACCACGAGACCTACGACCCGGCGAAGCACCGCATCGTCTCCAACGCCTCCTGCACCACCAACTGCCTCGCGCCGGTGGCCAAGGTGATCAACGACGCCTTCGGGCTGGAAGAGGGGCTGATGACGACGATCCACGCCGTCACCGCCACGCAGCCCACGCAGGATGGCCCCAGCAAGAAGGACTGGCGCGGCGGGCGCAACGCCTATCACAACATCATCCCCGCCTCTACCGGCGCCGCCAAGGCCGTGGCCCTGTGCATCCCCGCGCTGAAGGGCAAGCTCACGGGCATGTCCTTCCGCGTGCCCACGGCGGATGTGTCGGCGGTTGACCTCACCTTCCGCACCAGCCGTCCGACGAAGCTGGCCGAGATCAACGCGGCGATGAAAGCCGCCGCGCAGGGGCCGATGCAGGGCGTGCTGGCGTACACCGAGGATGAAGTGGTGTCGAGCGACTTCATCAGCGACCCGCACAGCTCCATCTTCGATGCCAAGGCGGGCATTGAACTGAACGACCGCTTCTTCAAGGTGGTGTCGTGGTACGACAACGAGTGGGGCTACGCCGCCCGCTGCGTGGACATGCTGCGGATGTTTGCGGGGCGGGAGTAG
- a CDS encoding glycoside hydrolase family 65 protein, with the protein MSDSDDTWRLVERGFSAATAKHFEGLFTLGWDGLHLRGSLEEPLAEAPQNDTYWRLPANVTSERMRHALSKWGAYVPGVYGQHPLLNNQLINLPWIAWLTPVIEGERLDASRAMLVHQERALDLRTAVLRRKTVWRTTGGIEATWRTERFVVAGDRPRTLVQRGVLTVNRTGEAAVEAGIDGDVRTNGWDHFTDVAFNPPGDDHASTVAAEPAELGCRVTLDSGETVSVRTILLASGDLERVVDGRRGLVRASRRLPPGESWVVEKRTTIHRGSEAPPAPPDGPYEELLTRHAAAWRERWNRADILIEGDADSQRAIRAAIFHLLRSHPGDSSGLAIDAKGYAGEAYWGRFFWDTEMFLLPFFAHVDPARARTLADFRVASLEGAKRNAAKAGYPGAKYAWESDPAGDECCPNWQYADHEIHVTADVVYGLAYLSRAAGDDAFLRRPEVCRVLAEAARYWMARMDRRPGEDHPSILGVMGPDEYTPLSHNNAYTNRLAAFALSLAAKFCNGRDGVSDAERGPWRDAARSLPIPRHPDNPRLVLQCEDFHRLAPLDFDALWKDRSRTLGSQVPQERLYRSRALKQADVLMLMHLFPREFTDEEVRAAWDFYVPLTTHDSSLSAAVHALIALRLGLHDEAWRFFTRSRGIDLDPSHGGGAAEGVHIANAGGLWQVVVHGFAGLESAMHADEITLNPRLPGRWTRLAFPLAWRGSRVFVDARPGEVTVRNVGGTPSPVNVRGDRRVIAPGAAQQWEAAT; encoded by the coding sequence ATGTCTGATTCGGATGACACATGGCGGCTGGTCGAGCGCGGCTTCTCCGCCGCGACGGCCAAGCACTTCGAGGGGCTGTTCACGCTCGGCTGGGACGGGCTGCACCTGCGCGGGTCGCTGGAGGAGCCCCTCGCGGAGGCGCCGCAGAATGATACCTACTGGCGTCTGCCCGCCAACGTGACCAGCGAGCGCATGCGCCACGCGCTCTCGAAGTGGGGCGCCTACGTGCCGGGGGTGTACGGCCAGCATCCGCTGCTCAACAACCAGCTCATTAACCTGCCGTGGATCGCGTGGCTGACGCCGGTCATCGAGGGCGAGCGGCTGGATGCGTCGCGCGCCATGCTCGTCCATCAGGAGCGCGCCCTCGACCTGCGCACGGCGGTGCTGCGGCGCAAGACCGTGTGGCGCACGACGGGCGGCATCGAGGCCACGTGGCGCACGGAGCGATTCGTGGTCGCGGGCGACCGGCCGCGCACACTGGTGCAGCGCGGCGTGCTGACCGTGAACCGAACGGGCGAGGCCGCCGTCGAAGCGGGCATCGATGGAGACGTGCGCACCAACGGCTGGGATCACTTCACGGATGTGGCGTTCAACCCGCCCGGCGACGACCATGCGTCCACCGTTGCAGCCGAGCCGGCGGAACTCGGCTGTCGCGTGACGCTCGATTCGGGCGAAACTGTTTCGGTGCGGACCATCCTGCTGGCGTCGGGCGACTTGGAGCGCGTCGTGGATGGCCGCCGCGGCCTGGTGAGGGCTTCACGCCGGCTCCCGCCCGGTGAATCGTGGGTGGTCGAGAAACGAACGACCATCCATCGAGGCAGCGAGGCGCCGCCCGCCCCGCCGGATGGTCCGTACGAGGAACTGCTGACACGGCATGCCGCCGCGTGGCGCGAGCGATGGAATCGCGCGGACATCCTGATCGAGGGCGATGCGGATTCGCAGCGGGCGATCCGAGCCGCGATCTTTCACCTGCTGCGGTCGCATCCGGGGGACTCGTCCGGGCTGGCCATCGACGCCAAGGGCTACGCGGGCGAGGCGTACTGGGGGCGCTTCTTCTGGGACACGGAAATGTTCCTGCTGCCGTTCTTCGCGCACGTCGATCCGGCACGGGCGCGCACGCTGGCGGACTTCCGCGTCGCTTCATTGGAAGGCGCGAAACGCAACGCCGCCAAGGCGGGGTACCCGGGGGCGAAGTACGCGTGGGAGTCGGACCCCGCTGGCGACGAGTGCTGTCCCAACTGGCAGTACGCCGATCACGAGATTCACGTCACGGCGGACGTGGTGTACGGGCTGGCGTATCTCTCGCGTGCCGCGGGAGACGACGCGTTCCTTCGTCGCCCCGAGGTGTGCCGCGTACTGGCGGAGGCCGCACGGTACTGGATGGCCCGCATGGACCGCCGCCCCGGCGAGGATCACCCGTCGATTCTCGGCGTCATGGGACCGGACGAGTACACGCCCCTCTCTCACAACAACGCCTACACCAACCGGCTGGCGGCCTTCGCCTTGTCCCTGGCGGCGAAGTTCTGCAACGGGCGCGACGGCGTGAGCGACGCGGAGCGCGGGCCGTGGCGGGACGCGGCCCGCTCGCTGCCAATCCCGAGGCATCCCGACAATCCGCGCCTCGTGCTTCAGTGCGAGGATTTTCATCGTCTGGCCCCGCTCGACTTCGATGCCCTGTGGAAGGACCGCTCACGCACGCTCGGCTCGCAGGTGCCGCAGGAGCGGCTGTACCGCAGCCGCGCGCTCAAGCAGGCGGATGTGCTGATGCTGATGCACCTGTTTCCGCGGGAGTTCACCGATGAAGAGGTGCGCGCCGCGTGGGACTTCTATGTACCGCTCACGACGCACGATTCCTCGCTCTCCGCGGCGGTGCATGCCCTGATCGCGCTGCGGCTGGGACTGCATGACGAGGCGTGGCGGTTCTTCACGCGCTCACGCGGCATCGACCTTGATCCATCGCACGGCGGCGGCGCGGCGGAGGGCGTCCACATCGCCAACGCGGGCGGCTTGTGGCAGGTGGTCGTTCACGGCTTCGCGGGGCTGGAGTCGGCCATGCATGCGGACGAGATCACGCTCAACCCGCGCCTGCCGGGCAGGTGGACGCGGCTGGCGTTTCCGCTGGCGTGGCGCGGGTCGCGGGTGTTCGTCGACGCGAGGCCGGGCGAGGTCACGGTTCGCAACGTCGGAGGCACGCCCAGTCCGGTGAACGTGCGGGGAGATCGTCGCGTGATCGCGCCCGGCGCCGCGCAACAATGGGAGGCGGCGACGTGA
- the pgmB gene encoding beta-phosphoglucomutase, with the protein MIRGVIFDLDGVLVHTDELHYQSWKRIADEEGVPFDRTINDRLRGVDRMTSLAILLERAGRPYDDVERRRLAERKNDLYRQALATLTPQDAAPGAHELLRDLRARGVKTAVASSSRNAPLLLERLNLRPLLDAVADGNDAAAPKPAPDLFLLAARRSAAAPDDCVVVEDAESGVAGALAAGMRVIGIGPAGRDPRAHRRAADLASLRVEDVVTWPDART; encoded by the coding sequence GTGATCCGCGGCGTCATCTTCGATCTCGACGGCGTGCTGGTGCATACCGACGAACTGCACTACCAGTCGTGGAAGCGGATCGCGGACGAGGAAGGTGTCCCGTTCGATCGCACGATCAATGATCGCCTGCGCGGGGTGGACCGGATGACCTCGCTGGCGATTCTGCTGGAACGCGCCGGGCGTCCGTACGACGACGTGGAGCGCCGGCGGCTGGCGGAACGCAAGAACGACCTGTACCGCCAGGCGCTGGCGACTCTCACGCCCCAGGACGCCGCTCCGGGCGCGCACGAGCTGCTGCGTGACCTGCGGGCCCGGGGTGTGAAGACGGCCGTGGCGAGTTCCAGCCGCAATGCGCCGCTGCTGCTGGAGCGGCTCAACCTGCGGCCTCTGCTCGACGCGGTAGCCGACGGCAACGACGCGGCGGCCCCCAAGCCCGCGCCGGACCTGTTCCTGCTGGCGGCCAGGCGCAGCGCCGCGGCGCCGGACGATTGCGTGGTGGTCGAGGATGCCGAATCGGGCGTCGCCGGGGCGCTGGCGGCGGGGATGCGCGTCATCGGGATCGGACCGGCGGGCCGCGATCCTCGCGCCCACCGGCGCGCGGCGGACCTCGCGTCGCTTCGCGTCGAAGATGTCGTGACCTGGCCGGACGCGCGAACGTGA
- the uvrA gene encoding excinuclease ABC subunit UvrA, producing the protein MIRVRGAREHNLKSLDVDIPRDRLVVITGVSGSGKSSLAFDTIFAEGQRKYMESLSAYARQFLQQMQKPDIDDIEGLPPTIAIEQRSGGASPRSTVATTTEIYDYLRLLFARCGQPTCWHVEGRDGPSAVGIRRSDNGKAASRAEGRVSSVDRPQHACGRPITATPASQIIDRLMREPAGTRLMVCSPVVRGKKGFHREVLESLQQQGFIRARVNGAIIDLREALKEGGDNPLNLGRYEQHTIEAVIDRIVLREDIRQRLAESVEVALKLSEGQVLILLQPGEQPDAPWREQRFSDRFACPDHPECSLAELEPRLFSFNSPHGACPGCDGLGVVSEFDEALIVPDESLPIGDGAIEPWRRNGPRMNRAYGRMIARFCAAMGIDKATAYAKVPKAARRLLMHGTTPADEAKHGFSFEGVIPNLHRRYQGTESDLIRERLRSFMSNAPCPTCGGRRLRIEALHVLLRSGTLRVSIADVTAMTIDHAIGFFESIDLTEEQRQIAAPILREIKARLGFLASVGLNYLTLDRTSATLSGGEAQRIRLATQVGSGLVGVCYVLDEPTIGLHQRDNDRLIATLRRLADIGNTVLVVEHDEDMIRSADHVIDIGPGPGRHGGRVVAQGTVADVCAVEQSLTGRFLSGARGIPVPHQRRPLDPGTSIVIKGARANNLKSIDVTIPLGGLVCVTGVSGSGKSTLVNEILYKAAVAAVHGGREKPGDHARINGLNRVDRVIQVDQSPIGRTPRSNPATYTGVFDEIRRLFCKTKEARIRGYEPGRFSFNVKGGRCEACQGQGVKKIEMHFLPDVFVTCEVCKGTRYNRETLDVHYRGKSIADVLSLTVEDALPFFDAHPRILRMLQCLHDVGLDYVELGQPSTTLSGGEAQRIKLATELGGAANGHTLYVLDEPTTGLHFADIERLLGVLKRLADMGHTLVVIEHNLDVIKCADWIIDLGPEGGEKGGRVVAEGPPERVAASKSSHTGFYLKSLLHRAGNPPVAAGC; encoded by the coding sequence CTGATCCGCGTGCGCGGCGCGCGGGAGCACAATCTCAAGTCGCTCGACGTGGATATCCCGCGCGACCGTCTGGTGGTCATCACGGGCGTCTCCGGGTCGGGCAAGAGTTCGCTGGCCTTCGACACTATCTTCGCCGAGGGCCAGCGCAAGTACATGGAGTCGCTCTCCGCCTACGCACGCCAGTTTCTGCAGCAGATGCAGAAGCCGGACATCGACGACATCGAGGGGCTTCCCCCCACCATCGCCATCGAGCAGCGATCCGGCGGCGCCAGCCCGCGATCCACCGTCGCCACCACCACCGAGATCTACGACTACCTGCGGCTGCTCTTCGCCCGATGCGGCCAGCCGACATGCTGGCACGTGGAGGGGCGTGACGGGCCATCGGCTGTTGGCATTCGGCGGTCGGACAATGGCAAGGCCGCTTCGCGTGCCGAAGGCCGAGTGTCGAGCGTTGACAGGCCTCAACATGCCTGCGGACGCCCCATCACCGCCACGCCCGCCTCGCAGATCATCGACCGGCTCATGCGGGAGCCGGCGGGCACGCGGCTGATGGTCTGCTCGCCGGTGGTGCGCGGCAAGAAGGGCTTTCACCGCGAGGTGCTCGAGTCATTGCAGCAGCAGGGGTTCATCCGGGCGCGGGTCAACGGCGCAATCATCGACCTGCGCGAGGCCCTCAAGGAAGGCGGCGACAACCCGCTGAATCTCGGTCGCTACGAGCAGCACACCATCGAAGCGGTCATCGACCGCATCGTGCTGCGCGAGGACATACGGCAGCGGCTGGCGGAGTCCGTCGAGGTGGCGCTGAAACTGAGCGAGGGGCAGGTGCTGATCCTCTTGCAGCCGGGCGAGCAGCCGGACGCCCCGTGGCGCGAGCAGCGCTTCAGCGACCGCTTCGCCTGTCCGGACCACCCGGAATGCTCGCTGGCGGAGCTGGAGCCGCGGCTGTTCTCCTTCAACTCGCCGCACGGGGCGTGCCCCGGCTGCGATGGTCTGGGCGTGGTGAGCGAGTTCGATGAGGCCCTCATCGTGCCCGACGAGTCGCTGCCCATCGGCGACGGCGCCATCGAGCCGTGGCGGCGCAATGGTCCGCGCATGAACCGGGCCTATGGCCGAATGATCGCCCGCTTCTGCGCCGCGATGGGCATCGACAAGGCCACCGCTTACGCCAAGGTTCCCAAGGCCGCCAGGCGGCTGCTCATGCACGGCACCACGCCCGCGGATGAGGCGAAGCACGGCTTCTCCTTTGAAGGCGTCATCCCCAACCTGCATCGTCGCTATCAGGGCACCGAGAGCGACCTGATCCGCGAGCGGCTGCGGTCGTTCATGTCCAACGCCCCCTGCCCGACGTGCGGGGGTCGGCGGCTGCGCATCGAAGCCCTGCACGTCCTGCTCCGCAGCGGCACGCTGCGCGTGAGCATCGCGGACGTGACCGCGATGACCATCGACCACGCCATCGGCTTCTTCGAGTCGATCGACCTGACGGAGGAGCAGCGGCAGATCGCCGCCCCGATCCTGCGCGAGATCAAGGCCCGGCTGGGGTTCCTGGCGTCGGTCGGACTGAACTACCTCACGCTCGACCGCACCTCGGCCACGCTTTCCGGCGGCGAGGCGCAGCGCATCCGTCTCGCCACGCAGGTCGGCTCCGGGCTGGTGGGCGTGTGCTACGTGCTGGATGAGCCGACCATCGGGCTCCACCAGCGCGACAACGACCGGCTCATCGCCACGCTGCGGCGACTGGCCGACATCGGCAACACCGTCCTCGTGGTGGAGCACGATGAGGACATGATCCGATCGGCGGACCACGTCATCGACATCGGACCCGGCCCCGGGCGGCACGGGGGGCGAGTGGTCGCCCAGGGTACGGTGGCGGACGTGTGCGCCGTGGAGCAGTCGCTGACGGGACGGTTTCTTTCAGGAGCGCGGGGAATTCCCGTGCCGCACCAGCGCCGCCCGCTCGATCCCGGCACGTCCATCGTCATCAAGGGGGCGCGGGCCAACAACCTCAAGTCGATCGACGTGACGATCCCCCTGGGCGGGCTGGTATGCGTGACGGGCGTGTCGGGTTCGGGCAAATCAACGCTCGTGAATGAGATTCTCTACAAGGCCGCCGTTGCCGCGGTGCATGGAGGCCGCGAGAAGCCCGGCGACCACGCCAGGATCAACGGCCTGAACCGGGTGGATCGCGTGATCCAGGTGGATCAATCGCCGATCGGGCGCACGCCCCGTTCCAATCCTGCCACGTACACGGGCGTGTTCGATGAGATTCGTCGCCTGTTCTGCAAGACCAAGGAAGCCCGCATCCGCGGCTACGAGCCAGGCCGGTTCTCCTTCAACGTCAAGGGCGGTCGGTGCGAGGCGTGCCAGGGACAGGGCGTCAAGAAGATCGAGATGCACTTCCTGCCCGACGTCTTCGTAACCTGCGAGGTGTGCAAGGGCACGCGATACAACCGCGAGACGCTGGATGTTCACTACCGGGGCAAGTCGATCGCCGATGTACTTTCACTCACGGTCGAGGACGCACTGCCCTTCTTTGACGCTCACCCCCGCATTCTCCGCATGCTCCAGTGCCTGCACGACGTGGGGCTGGACTACGTGGAGCTGGGTCAGCCCTCCACCACGCTCTCGGGCGGCGAAGCCCAGCGCATCAAGCTCGCCACCGAACTGGGCGGGGCCGCCAATGGTCACACGCTCTACGTGCTGGACGAGCCGACCACCGGGCTGCACTTCGCCGACATCGAGCGCCTGCTGGGCGTGTTGAAGCGGCTGGCGGACATGGGTCACACGCTGGTGGTCATCGAGCACAACCTCGACGTCATCAAGTGCGCCGACTGGATCATCGACCTGGGCCCGGAAGGCGGCGAAAAAGGTGGGCGCGTGGTGGCGGAAGGACCGCCCGAGCGCGTGGCGGCCTCGAAATCGAGCCATACCGGTTTCTACCTGAAATCGCTGCTTCACCGTGCGGGGAACCCCCCGGTCGCGGCGGGATGCTGA
- a CDS encoding alpha/beta hydrolase, producing MRMLANRREAALELAEALAFLEGEEVVVMALPTGGVPIAIEICKRLRAPLDVLLLAKLHAPRMPDQVAGAVDEHGRISLIESAARWHHLTTQKMIAPARAAFRDLQRRRSLYRALAPEQEVRGRTVIIVDEGIDDEAATMLAAVASVRDRGAKKVVVAAPAGSEKGIWQLHETAHMAVIPHKPSKFRGIDKFYADYTPLSDSAVLAMLRSHALEQGVSPTQVRSVAMRVLADGERFIYCEMDIPPGEGPFPAVVFAHGFESDCRSPRSVPTSMRLAKRGVLGVRMDFMGHGRSEGDRDACTREVMLRDLQTVYESVRCDERVDPDHIGLCGSGVGGLVALEFASREPRLGALVIRGPICGGEVDAASAIKAPTLLIHGESDKSLYPDVARINELLGARHRLLQIPESNRLFSDPISFELMVNASVDWLVDYLKYFRPVEPPSEIVTDHAATAAPVMAEEPRTVDTPTEAASSEV from the coding sequence ATGCGCATGCTCGCCAATCGTCGTGAGGCGGCGTTGGAACTCGCCGAGGCGCTCGCCTTCCTGGAAGGCGAGGAGGTGGTGGTGATGGCCCTGCCGACGGGGGGCGTGCCCATCGCCATCGAGATCTGCAAGCGGCTTCGAGCGCCGCTGGATGTTCTCCTGCTGGCCAAGCTCCACGCGCCGCGCATGCCCGACCAGGTGGCCGGCGCCGTGGACGAGCATGGCCGCATCTCGCTGATCGAGTCGGCGGCTCGGTGGCATCACCTGACCACGCAGAAGATGATCGCGCCGGCCCGCGCCGCCTTCCGCGACCTGCAGCGTCGCCGGTCGCTGTACCGCGCGCTGGCCCCGGAGCAGGAAGTGCGCGGCCGAACCGTCATCATCGTGGATGAGGGCATCGACGACGAGGCCGCCACCATGCTCGCCGCCGTGGCGTCGGTGCGCGATCGCGGCGCGAAGAAGGTGGTCGTCGCCGCCCCGGCCGGCTCCGAGAAGGGCATCTGGCAGCTGCATGAGACGGCCCACATGGCCGTCATTCCCCACAAGCCGTCGAAGTTCCGAGGCATCGACAAGTTTTACGCGGATTACACCCCGCTCTCTGATTCAGCGGTGCTCGCCATGCTCCGCAGCCACGCGCTGGAGCAGGGCGTCTCGCCCACGCAGGTGCGCTCCGTGGCCATGCGCGTCCTGGCCGACGGCGAGCGATTCATCTACTGCGAGATGGACATTCCCCCTGGCGAGGGACCGTTCCCGGCGGTGGTGTTCGCCCACGGGTTTGAAAGCGACTGCCGCAGCCCCCGCTCCGTTCCCACCAGCATGCGGCTGGCCAAGCGCGGCGTGCTGGGTGTCCGCATGGATTTCATGGGCCACGGCCGCTCGGAAGGCGACCGCGATGCCTGCACCCGCGAGGTGATGCTGCGCGACCTGCAGACCGTCTATGAGAGCGTGCGATGCGACGAGCGCGTTGACCCCGATCACATCGGGCTGTGCGGTTCGGGCGTTGGCGGACTGGTGGCGCTCGAGTTCGCCTCCCGCGAGCCGCGCCTGGGCGCGCTGGTCATCCGCGGACCGATCTGCGGCGGCGAGGTGGACGCGGCGTCGGCCATCAAGGCGCCCACCCTGCTGATTCACGGCGAATCGGACAAGTCGCTCTATCCCGACGTGGCCCGGATCAACGAACTGCTGGGCGCGCGGCACCGGCTGCTTCAGATCCCCGAATCCAACCGGCTGTTCAGCGACCCCATCAGTTTTGAACTCATGGTCAACGCCTCGGTGGACTGGCTGGTGGACTACCTCAAGTACTTCCGACCCGTGGAGCCGCCGAGTGAGATCGTGACCGACCACGCGGCAACCGCCGCCCCGGTGATGGCTGAGGAGCCCCGGACGGTCGATACGCCGACAGAAGCCGCCTCGTCAGAGGTCTGA
- a CDS encoding YraN family protein, whose translation MIDLLRRWVGAWRRGGNPLGDCGEHEAARWLAARGYRVLHRNLRVGKDEADLVMLDPDGRTVVIVEVKTRRDDDVRPEENVHGRKRHRLNRLAAVLARRREYRDRPFRFDVIAIVWPEGGAPNVTHFLGAFASDL comes from the coding sequence ATGATCGATCTCCTGAGGCGGTGGGTGGGCGCCTGGCGAAGGGGTGGAAACCCGCTGGGCGACTGCGGCGAGCACGAGGCCGCCCGCTGGCTGGCGGCGCGCGGCTACCGGGTGCTCCATCGCAATCTGCGCGTGGGCAAGGATGAAGCCGACCTGGTCATGCTTGATCCCGACGGGCGGACCGTCGTCATCGTCGAAGTGAAGACCCGGCGCGACGACGACGTCCGACCGGAGGAGAACGTGCATGGTCGAAAGCGGCATCGTCTGAACCGGCTGGCGGCGGTGCTGGCGCGGCGGAGAGAGTATCGCGATCGCCCGTTTCGATTCGACGTGATAGCGATCGTCTGGCCCGAGGGCGGGGCGCCGAATGTGACGCACTTTCTCGGGGCGTTCGCGTCAGACCTCTGA